GAGGTTCCCACATTAAATGGTAAAGTCAAAATGAAGGTGCCCGGAGGCTCTCAACCGGGCAAGGTGATGAGACTGAAGGGAAAAGGTTTTCCCGATGCCAGGGGCTATGGCAGGGGTGATCAGCATGTTGTCCTTAAAGTAGAAATCCCGACTCGCCTTACTGATCGCCAGAAGGAACTTATCAGAGAGTTCGACAAGGAATCCGATGAAGATGCTCATCCTATGAGGAAGGGGTTTTTCGACAAATTTAAAGAGCTTTTCGGTTGATTTTTATTAGGGAAAGGGTAGAATTAAAATTTAAAAAGAATAAGGCAAAGAGGTCTTGTGACTGTGCCGGTTTATTGGTTTATAAGAAAATGCTTCTACTTGCATAGCTCCGGCGCCTTTTCTGCTCTTTTAAAAGGTAATTCTCTCCCTTTGTTTATAGCCGGGGCCACAAGCCTGGTGTTTTTATTCTTTCCTCTTTGTTCTCATGCTTCACTTTTTCTTACGGGAAAACTCAATATAAATGACGCTGCTCCCGGCGAGCTTCTTTTGCTCCCGCATATGGATAGTGTAAAATCCGGGGCTATTTATAAATACAGGCAAAAGGAAGGGCCTTTCAGGAGCTTTGACGCCCTTTTAAATGTTAAAGGCATAGGCAGAAGAACCTATGAAAAAGTCATGCCTTACATTAAATTGTCCGGCCGGAGCGATCTCGATATCAGGAGGGAACCGGAGGGAGACTCTCACTCTTTTTTCCATGACGGGAGGGAGGGTGATAAGGTATTATTGCTCGGCAACGATGACTTTTTTACGGCTTTGCATGGGGCGGTAAAAAAGGCTCAAAAAAGCATTCATTTGTCTATGTTCCTCTTCAAAATTTCCAGCTATGAATCAAACAGGGCCAACATTATTCTTGATGCCCTTGCTTCGGCTGCCGGGAGGGGGGTCAGCGTATCTGTTCTGCTCGAAGAAAGCAATAGAGAGGATGATTTCGTCACTGTTGAAAACAGGAAGAGCGCTGAAAAATTGAAGAAAAGAGGGGTGACGGTGCGCTTTGACTCACCTAAAAGAACAACCCATACAAAGGCTGTCGTCATCGATTCACGTTATGTTTTCATAGGGAGTCATAATTTTACGCATTCGGCATTTCGTTACAATAACGAGCTGTCCTTATTGATCGATTCAAAGGTTCTTGCAGAAAAGACGCTTGACTATATGAAGGACATTAATTAAATTGATTTGTTTTGCCGGAAAAATTTATTGTTCATTAATTGAGGAGTATAAGATGAAAGTCAAGGGCATCCTGTTTTTCTTTACCTTATTATTATTAGCGCTGTCATTGCCTGCCTGTGTTTCCCCCGGCAAAGTTCGG
The sequence above is drawn from the Deltaproteobacteria bacterium genome and encodes:
- a CDS encoding phospholipase D-like domain-containing protein codes for the protein MTVPVYWFIRKCFYLHSSGAFSALLKGNSLPLFIAGATSLVFLFFPLCSHASLFLTGKLNINDAAPGELLLLPHMDSVKSGAIYKYRQKEGPFRSFDALLNVKGIGRRTYEKVMPYIKLSGRSDLDIRREPEGDSHSFFHDGREGDKVLLLGNDDFFTALHGAVKKAQKSIHLSMFLFKISSYESNRANIILDALASAAGRGVSVSVLLEESNREDDFVTVENRKSAEKLKKRGVTVRFDSPKRTTHTKAVVIDSRYVFIGSHNFTHSAFRYNNELSLLIDSKVLAEKTLDYMKDIN